In the genome of Gadus chalcogrammus isolate NIFS_2021 chromosome 21, NIFS_Gcha_1.0, whole genome shotgun sequence, one region contains:
- the lratd1 gene encoding protein LRATD1 codes for MGNQLDRITHLNYSELPTGDPSGLEKDELRVGVAYFFSDEEEEVDDRSPSDCGFTKDHSPGEEGPLTVSEVEYSAFCSQECIFSKLRENEDLHVYSDKTLLTMCKPGDLLELVAAAQAPHWAVYEQNDQVIHLHKGEIRKDSLLEVSGGRHGRIVNNRYRFRPLPADLVMQNAAGHLGLNSGEICWTNSESFAAWCRFGKREFKAGGEAHSAEQQYFLKVHVSGSGVHTLVFRSLEDMIRERRRVDASGILKELSLVHGGHE; via the coding sequence ATGGGAAATCAACTGGATCGGATCACCCACCTAAACTACAGCGAGCTGCCCACGGGGGATCCGTCCGGGCTGGAGAAAGACGAGCTTCGGGTCGGCGTCGCCTATTTCTTctctgacgaagaggaggaggtggacgaccGCTCTCCGTCAGACTGCGGCTTCACCAAGGACCACAGCCCGGGCGAGGAGGGGCCCTTGACCGTCAGCGAGGTGGAATACTCCGCCTTCTGCTCCCAGGAATGCATCTTCTCCAAGCTCCGCGAGAACGAAGACCTGCACGTGTACTCGGACAAAACTTTGCTGACTATGTGCAAACCGGGGGACCTGCTGGAGCTCGTGGCGGCCGCGCAGGCGCCACACTGGGCCGTCTACGAGCAGAACGACCAGGTCATCCACTTGCACAAGGGCGAGATCCGCAAAGACAGCCTGCTGGAGGTCAGCGGCGGCCGCCACGGCAGGATAGTGAATAACCGCTACCGGTTCCGACCGCTGCCAGCGGACCTGGTCATGCAGAACGCGGCCGGCCACCTGGGCCTGAACAGCGGGGAGATATGCTGGACCAACTCGGAAAGTTTTGCCGCCTGGTGTCGCTTCGGGAAGCGGGAGTTCAAAGCCGGGGGCGAGGCGCACTCGGCGGAGCAGCAGTATTTTCTCAAGGTGCATGTGTCGGGCAGCGGGGTGCACACGCTGGTGTTTCGCAGCTTGGAGGACATGATACGGGAACGACGGCGCGTGGACGCGAGTGGAATTCTCAAAGAGCTTTCTTTGGTGCACGGGGGACATGAGTGA